The Cloeon dipterum chromosome 3, ieCloDipt1.1, whole genome shotgun sequence genome includes a region encoding these proteins:
- the LOC135939254 gene encoding uncharacterized protein LOC135939254, with translation MRSHFCLMLVCWVPFASANDAKFDGPNSKRSYKQNVVFDDQQMPSDKMESTNANERYGIYLPPNIPNRLVIPPVIIEMSPENRLTVRPSEAVILSFEIINYTDAPQGVVFSATDIASLIRFVDPPSTLIAPRGSTRVKVEIFPATESAVGLVNTVTLAGQLRDGSYITRSAHVRIAKEIEDDGWDPTCSFTVQGGQCREQHSQESCMTGGWNVEATFRDDLSGLLRIESSPPGSLVFPPKFTAGTRSPVSVVLASSCCNEKMTVKVWDANGNSRTCDVAVYGLLAGEIAAIVLGCILLLALIAIIVMAIMLCRRRRAHELARIELPPRRRSP, from the exons ATGAGGAGCCACTTTTGCCTGATGTTGGTCTGCTGGGTGCCGTTCGCCTCGGCCAATGACGCCAAATTCGACGGGCCCAACTCGAAGAGGTCCTACAAGCAGAATGTCGTTTTCGACGATCAGCAGATGCCGTCCGACAAAATGGAAAGCACCAATGCGAATG AACGATACGGGATCTACCTGCCACCAAATATCCCCAATAGACTGGTGATACCACCCGTGATCATTGAAATGAGCCCTGAAAATCGGCTCACTGTTCGTCCTAGCGAGGCGGTAATTCTGTCATTTGAGATAATCAACTACACGGACGCTCCCCAAGGGGTGGTTTTCTCTGCTACCGACATTGCCAGTTTGATCCGATTCGTAGATCCACCCAG CACTCTGATTGCGCCAAGAGGATCGACTCGGGTCAAAGTAGAAATTTTCCCTGCCACCGAAAGCGCCGTCGGACTTGTCAACACGGTCACGTTAGCAGGCCAATTGAGAGACGGCAGTTATATCACCAGAAGTGCCcatgtcagaattgcaaaagag atTGAAGATGACGGATGGGACCCAACGTGCAGTTTCACCGTGCAAGGTGGACAATGCAGAGAGCAGCACAGCCAAGAATCTTGCATGACGGGAGGCTGGAACGTCGAGGCCACCTTCCGGGATGATTTGTCAG GTTTGCTGAGGATTGAGTCATCGCCGCCTGGCTCTCTGGTGTTTCCTCCAAAGTTTACCGCCGGCACTAGGTCACCGGTTTCCGTTGTGCTCGCCTCATCTTGTTGCAACGAAAAGATGACAGTCAAGGTGTGGGACGCGAACGGAAACTCGAGGACCTGCGACGTCGCTGTTTATg gACTGTTGGCGGGAGAAATCGCTGCAATTGTGCTTGGCTGCATTTTGCTGCTTGCGCTTATTGCTATAATTGTTATGGCGATTATGCTGTGCCGGAGAAGAAGGGCTCACGAACTGGCCAGAATAGAGCTTCCTCCACGTAGACGATCACCCTAG